The following proteins come from a genomic window of Alosa sapidissima isolate fAloSap1 chromosome 20, fAloSap1.pri, whole genome shotgun sequence:
- the higd2a gene encoding HIG1 domain family member 2A, mitochondrial, with protein sequence MAASHTAVPQDQAPKAAPQGPIQFDISKPPAIEGFSPLPRHREEGFQEKFIRKTKENPFVPIGCLGTAGALIYGLRAFKMGKTRQSQLSMRARIFAQGFTVVAIIVGVATTALKPRQ encoded by the exons ATGGCAGCTTCACATACTGCTGTTCCCCAAGATCAAGCTCCAAAAGCAGCACCCCAAGGACCGATTCAGTTTGATATTTCTAAACCTCCAGCCATTGAAGGCTTTAGTCCTTTGCCACGACACAGAGAAGAGGGATTCCAGGAGAAATTTATTAGGAAGACCAAGGAAAACCCCTTCGTCCCTATTG GCTGCCTAGGAACAGCTGGTGCGCTTATATATGGTCTGCGCGCATTCAAAATGGGCAAGACCCGGCAGTCCCAACTGTCTATGAGGGCGCGTATCTTTGCCCAAGGATTCACAGTGGTTGCAATTATTGTTGGAGTTGCAACTACAGCATTGAAGCCAAGACAATGA